Sequence from the Pirellulales bacterium genome:
TCCTCCCCGACGGCGAAAAGGAAAAACAACTGATGCAGGGCCTGCTAAACCAAAAAGAACAACTCGAACAAGCCGCTCAAGGACGGTTGTTTTAGAAACGAACATCGCAAATGCTGCTCTTCATCGACGAAAGTGGACACGATCGTAGCGGGACCCCTTGCGAGGTCTTAGCCGGAGTTGCCGTTTCGGAAGACAATCTCTGGAATATGGTTCGTGCGATTCGCTCTGCCGAGCGCGACCATTTCGGCGGCTATTTGCGAGACTTGCACAGCGAGGAAACAAAGGGCCGCAAACTACTAAAGACCAAACGATTCAGAATCGCGTCGCGCAACATTGCCATATCTGCTGAGGAATTGACTCCGTTAGCGAACTCGTTGCTTCTTAAAGGTAAGGAGGCACGAGCGAAAGGACTAGACAAGTGCGGAGAGACATACCCGGAGATGGTGGCATACAGCCGACAAATCCTCAACTTTGTTCATGCCGTACTTGATATTGCAGCCAGTTTCAGCGTGCAAGTATTTGCATCGGTGACTGATCCGAATTCACCGCGCCCGACTGCCGGTCAGTTAAGAAAGGATTACGTGTACCTTTTCGAGAGGTACTTCTATTTTTTGGAAACGCTGCCGCCCCGTGAACGCGGATTGATCGTTTTCGATGAACTCGACAAGTCCAAATCGCACATTCTTGTTCAGCAAATGGCAGCCTATTTCCTGGGACACGAAACAGGACGCTACAGAAGCTCTCGAATTGTCCCTGAACCGTTCTTCGTGCATTCTGATCTGACCACCGGCATTCTTCTCGCCGATTTGACTGCTTACATTATCGGTTGGGCCTGGCGACTTAACCGAATGACACAACTTCGGCGTGACGAGCTTTCGCCTTATGCGACTAAATTACACGACATGCAATTTCACGGAGAGAAGCCGAAACCAGATGGGAGCGGTGTCTGGCCATTGCACGGAATCGTCTACATTGACGATCTTCGAGGCAGATATGACCGACTTGAAGAACAAGCTCCCGAAGAGACATAAGCGCAAAAAGAAAGGCAATGACCACCTCTTGCGAGACGACCAAAGCCTCCACTCAAAGTATCGGCTTAAATTGCGTAAAAGTCAAGTGAGAAACGACCATGACGGATGTGCTAACTTATTGGCGAGACTACGTTTGGAACGTGAAAGAAGGCCGAGTACATGGCTGGTACTCGAATTCCCGACTATTCGGCACTCTTGAGCCGGGAGATCGCTTGTGGATGGTGACCTCCGGGAAGAACGTGCGAGTTGAAGTTGAGCAGGCAGGCTTTCTTGTAGCAATTTGGATCGTTAAGGAAGTAATGGAAAATGCCGGTGAGGATCAGGAATATCCGAGCGAGGAGTATCGCTACCGAATAGTCGCCGAGGACGAGGAGTCGATCACTTTCTCTGATCCGGTAGCCGTCGATCATATTCTTCGTCCACAGGGTCGAGATAATGCTGTGTCGATTGGGCGATTTTTGCAAGGACCAAGAAAACTCAGGGAAAACACGCTACGGCTCTTGCGAGCAGCCGCAGGACCCGATTTAGCCCTTCGCTGGCTGACAGGGAGCAAAGCATGACCGGACTCAAGCCGTGGCGGCAGGTCGCCGTTCCGCATAAAGACATCCGCGATGGCAAGTTTGACTCTTCGGTATTCGCCGCTGATCTAGGCGAAGTGTTAGCGGGACGGGGCGCGCTCGATTATCAGGACGCCAGCACATTCTTCGCCAAGACGTACATGACAGATGGCTTGTCGAAGCTGGTGATCGACGTGATCGGTCGATTGGCCGGCACCGGAAAGACTGAACCGGTTATCCAATTGCAGACGGCATTCGGCGGCGGCAAGACACACACGCTTTTGACTCTGTATCACTTGCTGAGAAAGTCAAGTGAAGTGGGAAAACTCCCACAAGTGCAAAAGCTTGTTCACGCTGCCGGCCTAAAGCAAATTCCGGCGGCGAGTGTTGCGTGTCTGGTCGGCACGGCACTCAATCCGACAAGCAGCCGAACGTTTTGGGGTGAAATGGCATGGCAACTTGGCGGCGACCGACTCTACAAATTGGTCGCCAAGAGCGACGAACAGAAGATTTCTCCCGGCACTGACTTGCTCGGTCAGTTGCTAGCCGAGGCCGGCCCATGCCTGATTCTTCTGGATGAGATTCTAATTTATCTCATCAAGGCTGGCGGCATCCGGACAGTCGATAGCACGTTGCGCGGCAACACGCTTTCGTTCCTGCAAGAGCTTTCCATCGCCGTGGCCAATTGCCCGCACGCGGTAATGATTGCCACACTGACCAGTCAGATTGGCGAGTACATGGATGAGAACGCGGAGGCAGCATACGCATCGCTTGAAAAAGTATTAGGAAGAATTGAGAAAGTGCGTCAGACGGTTGAAGGAACGGAAATCTACGAAGTAATTCGCCGGCGCCTGTTCGAGAATTTGGGTGACCCAGCGCATCACAAAGCAGCCGCACAGGCTTTTTGGGAAATGTATCGCGGACTTGGAGAGGATGTGCCCGGTGGCTGCCGGGAATCAAACTACAGATTGGAAATTGAGCGAGCATATCCGTTTCACCCTGAATTGATTACAGGGCTTTACGAGCGATGGGGAAGCATCCCTGAATTCCAGCGCACTCGTGGCGTCTTACGGCTGTTGGCTGACGTAATCTCCGATCTCTACCAGGCCAAAGATAATGAGTTATTGATTGCTAGTGGTTCAATTAACCTCGGTGCGTCGGCGGTGCGGAGCGAGCTGGTCAAGCACACTGGATCGGGCAATGTGTTCCACTCCGTCATCGAAAGCGATATATCCGGGAGCCACGCCAAAGCATCGGAAATCGACCGGCAGTTGGGAAGTGAATACGCCAAGGAAAATGTCTCTGAGAAGCTGGCGCGGGCAATCTTCATGTACTCGTTCAGCGGCGGCCAACAACGGGGAGCCACTTTGCCACAGTTGCGCGTGGCGGTTCTGAATCCTGAGATGGCACCTCCGTTTGTGTCCGACGCGCTCGATCGAATGACGAAGCGATTGTGGTATCTGTATCAAGACAACGGCCTGTACCGCTTCGACGCCCGACCGAATCTCAATCGTATTCTTGTGGACCGTGAGGAGATGATTCGCTCAGAGCCGGATAAGGTGCGCGAGTTTGCCAAAACGAAGCTGAACGAATTGATCGGTGAAGCCGTGTTTCGGGTATATCGTTATCCTGAGCCGGGCGACGATAGCTTTGTAGGGGATGAGCCAAGATTGAGTTTGGTTGTTTTGGACCTCGAATACGGAGCAAACGAAGACGGCCTGCCAAAGGAAACTGAGGACCTCGTTGGACGAATCTTAAAGCAGCATGGCAAGGGATTCCGCAAATATGCCAATATGTTGGTCTTCCTTGCACCAGATCAGAAGCGAGCATCCGAAGTTACCGATGCTGCGCGTAGATTGCTTGCGCTGCGGAGCATCGAGGATCACAAGAGCACGAAGGCCCAATTGACTGATGAGCAATTAAAAGACTTGTCAGCGAGATTGAAGGAAGCTGAAGTGCGATTGCCAGCCGCACTTTCAGCAGTGTATCGCCATATCTTAGTTCCGACCGAGAAAAAGGCGATCCGCGCAATCGAGATGGGCATCGCCGTAAGCAAGGCGACGCTGAGTCAGAAGGTCCTCGACAAACTTAAAGATGAGCAGCAAATCCTCGAAAAGCTCGATCCTGCAATTCTAATCGGATCGCGTTTCGGGTTGTGGCCGGAAGAGAACAAAACCGTCAACGTCCGAGTGCTGTCCGATTTCTTCACGCAGTTGACGCACTTGCCGAGGCTACTTAACAGCGGAGTTTTGCCAGACTGCATTGCCAGAGGTGTTCAACGGGGTCTGTTCGCTTACGCACTCGGTGACGGCGAGAAACTGCAATTCGACACAATCCTCTTCGCCGATAGGCAGGCGACAGCAAATCAATGCGAAGTCACAGAATCGGCGTGGCTGCTAAGGCCAGAGCTTGCTAAGTCGCTATTGCCGGAGCCGGAACCGCTCAAACTTGAGGCAGGCGCGCAGGGTGATAGCACATTGCCAAAACCTGGATTGCCATCGGACGAGTTTATACATTCGGGCGCAGGGGTGAAGATTGTCCACGGTGAGCGTCGCGTTAGCCGTGTGCGAATTGCTCTGACACTGCCTTGGGAGAACTGGAACGACATTTACAACGAAGTCATCGACCCGTTGGCAAAGGAAGGTGCAGACGTTCGTTGCGATGTGGTCATCGTCGCCAAAGGCGACGCAGCAATCCGAGAGAACACCGTCGAATTGGGAATTAAGGAGTCACTAAGCCAACGGGGACTTCAAGCGGATATTCAGATGGGGTAGCGGGGCCAGATTGCTATTTGCGCATGGTCCAAAATCTGACCGCAGACTTTGCGCAATCGCTGTGAGTTCTGCCTAGCGAAGCGTGGCTAAGTACCGATAAACTCCCTTCGGTATCTGTAATCCCGGTCGGCATCGTGGTAAGATGGCGATTTTTGGAAACCGGGACAAGGCTGATTCCGATGGGCAGGAAATCGCTTGAAATCATTGGAATCGACCTTTTTGCTGGAGCCGGAGGAATGAGTCTCGGCGCTCGACTGGCTGGTGTTAAGGTCGCTCTGGCTGTTGAGTTGGATCAGTACGCTGCGCAAACATATTCGGCTAATCACAAATGCACAAAAGTAGTGAATTGCGATATTCGGAAATTGACCGCACCCACAATCAGAGAGTTTCTCGACGCAAAATCGCAGACGGTTGTTTTTGGAGGTCCGCCCTGCCAAGGTTTTTCATACTCAAACCAACGGACGCGCTCGCCGGACAATCCTGAGAATTGGTTGTTTCTCGAATTCCTGCGCGTGGTTCGAGTGGTGAAGCCAGACTGGGTAGTGTTCGAGAATGTAAAGGGAATCGTTGATACCGCGAACGGTGTTTTTCTGGA
This genomic interval carries:
- a CDS encoding DUF3800 domain-containing protein, whose protein sequence is MLLFIDESGHDRSGTPCEVLAGVAVSEDNLWNMVRAIRSAERDHFGGYLRDLHSEETKGRKLLKTKRFRIASRNIAISAEELTPLANSLLLKGKEARAKGLDKCGETYPEMVAYSRQILNFVHAVLDIAASFSVQVFASVTDPNSPRPTAGQLRKDYVYLFERYFYFLETLPPRERGLIVFDELDKSKSHILVQQMAAYFLGHETGRYRSSRIVPEPFFVHSDLTTGILLADLTAYIIGWAWRLNRMTQLRRDELSPYATKLHDMQFHGEKPKPDGSGVWPLHGIVYIDDLRGRYDRLEEQAPEET
- a CDS encoding DUF499 domain-containing protein encodes the protein MTGLKPWRQVAVPHKDIRDGKFDSSVFAADLGEVLAGRGALDYQDASTFFAKTYMTDGLSKLVIDVIGRLAGTGKTEPVIQLQTAFGGGKTHTLLTLYHLLRKSSEVGKLPQVQKLVHAAGLKQIPAASVACLVGTALNPTSSRTFWGEMAWQLGGDRLYKLVAKSDEQKISPGTDLLGQLLAEAGPCLILLDEILIYLIKAGGIRTVDSTLRGNTLSFLQELSIAVANCPHAVMIATLTSQIGEYMDENAEAAYASLEKVLGRIEKVRQTVEGTEIYEVIRRRLFENLGDPAHHKAAAQAFWEMYRGLGEDVPGGCRESNYRLEIERAYPFHPELITGLYERWGSIPEFQRTRGVLRLLADVISDLYQAKDNELLIASGSINLGASAVRSELVKHTGSGNVFHSVIESDISGSHAKASEIDRQLGSEYAKENVSEKLARAIFMYSFSGGQQRGATLPQLRVAVLNPEMAPPFVSDALDRMTKRLWYLYQDNGLYRFDARPNLNRILVDREEMIRSEPDKVREFAKTKLNELIGEAVFRVYRYPEPGDDSFVGDEPRLSLVVLDLEYGANEDGLPKETEDLVGRILKQHGKGFRKYANMLVFLAPDQKRASEVTDAARRLLALRSIEDHKSTKAQLTDEQLKDLSARLKEAEVRLPAALSAVYRHILVPTEKKAIRAIEMGIAVSKATLSQKVLDKLKDEQQILEKLDPAILIGSRFGLWPEENKTVNVRVLSDFFTQLTHLPRLLNSGVLPDCIARGVQRGLFAYALGDGEKLQFDTILFADRQATANQCEVTESAWLLRPELAKSLLPEPEPLKLEAGAQGDSTLPKPGLPSDEFIHSGAGVKIVHGERRVSRVRIALTLPWENWNDIYNEVIDPLAKEGADVRCDVVIVAKGDAAIRENTVELGIKESLSQRGLQADIQMG